In one window of Musa acuminata AAA Group cultivar baxijiao chromosome BXJ3-2, Cavendish_Baxijiao_AAA, whole genome shotgun sequence DNA:
- the LOC135630909 gene encoding receptor-like protein EIX2: protein MGGRTPLVVLTFSLAVLSIELGISHGCRETERKALIDFKRGLHDPSNRLSSWVGEDCCAWEGVGCSNISGHVIKLDLRNRRRTYLTEDCTHQEVYYDPGCKWAVRGDMTPSLRSLQQLSHLDLSGNYFTHKPIPKFLGAFRRLTYLNLSGAGFMGRIPDQLGNLSTLQHLDLSYNCYGDDEDGGFFCLYLENTRWISMLTSLRHLNMTGVRFTNAANWFQDLNALPHIQEIELSSCELGTFPRSLSHANFTSLTTLDLRYNDINSTIPDWVFNITSLEFLYLGGNEIYGFFPNSIAKLTSLKALDLFGSMFQDDFMRLAPISNLCKLQILDLSYVPINDVLANLKMVFSGCLRNSMEELYLGGTQLSGFFPDWLGNIKKLKSLDLSFNSLCGSVPASIGNLSLLQHLVLYSNDLNGTISEGIGQLKSLVDLDLYNNSLSLSEDDLVNLSSLKYLDISYNFIELNKSDDWIPPFQLQSLSMDFCQIGPTPQFPKWLRTQTILRRLQLSNAGIKDMFFDRLPSSLEYLDLSYNSLNGSLPASLGNLSMLRYLILRSNYLSGMFPEGIKRLKGLVYLNLYNNSLSLSEDGLANLSSLKILDISYNSIHLNKSDEWIPPFQLNRLYMQFCQILPTPHFPKWFRTQTTFGELDLSNTGMKETIPNWLPSGLEYLDLSNNMIGMIGGDVPYYFPNLTVLDLSNNSLSGYLPPKISIMMPSLEYLSLSDNKITGEMPQFFPKLRYLFLSNNSFSGNLPPRISNTMPSLRWFDLSTNNMSGHIPFSYCRSSNLERLQLSENNLSGEVPKCWKNSSNLLLLDLSSNKLVGGVPDSLCNLQTLESLHLSHNNLSGPIPHCLKSCTELATLDLGHNNFIGNIPTWIGESLLYLKTLSLRSNAFTGNIPQLSSLPYIRILDLSNNNLSGTIPQSFGDFSALKGAHAYHCCYFNNNTLSVEYMWLFVKGSEIKYTTTRQLSIDTLIDLSNNNLSGNIPEELGNLHGLRSLNLSGNYLTGQIPRSIDEMKQLEVLDLSRNNLSGVIPSGLASLNFLNQLNLSYNNLSGRIPTGYQLQTFTDPSIYAGNPNLCGPPLPKNCTVNITKADEEEQNDDSFESRIKTIWLYTSITLGFIIGFWAICGSLLLLRTWRIAYFHAIDNIFDKLYVVIVVTMAKYKRKLR from the coding sequence ATGGGCGGGAGAACCCCTCTTGTTGTCCTCACCTTTTCTCTTGCTGTTCTGAGCATTGAGCTTGGGATTTCTCATGGCTGCCGAGAGACGGAGAGGAAAGCCCTCATCGACTTCAAGCGTGGACTTCATGATCCTTCCAATCGTCTCTCTTCCTGGGTCGGCGAGGACTGTTGTGCGTGGGAAGGAGTTGGCTGCAGCAACATCTCTGGTCATGTTATCAAGCTGGATCTTCGAAATAGACGTCGGACGTATCTAACTGAGGACTGCACTCATCAGGAAGTTTATTATGATCCAGGATGCAAATGGGCAGTGCGTGGTGACATGACTCCATCACTGCGTTCTCTCCAACAACTTAGTCACCTGGACCTCAGTGGCAACTATTTTACGCATAAACCTATCCCCAAGTTCTTGGGAGCTTTCAGAAGACTAACATATCTTAACCTCTCAGGTGCAGGCTTCATGGGTAGAATACCTGACCAGCTCGGAAATCTATCCACTTTGCAGCACCTCGACCTTTCTTATAACTGCTATGGGGATGATGAAGATGGTGGCTTCTTCTGCTTGTACCTTGAGAACACGAGATGGATCTCAATGCTCACTTCCCTTCGGCATCTTAACATGACTGGTGTCCGTTTTACAAATGCGGCCAACTGGTTCCAAGATTTGAATGCACTACCACATATACAAGAGATTGAATTAAGTTCTTGTGAATTAGGGACCTTTCCACGTTCGCTGTCTCATGCCAACTTCACATCTCTCACCACTCTTGATTTACGATACAATGATATAAACTCCACCATACCAGATTGGGTGTTCAATATTACTAGCCTCGAGTTCCTTTATCTTGGTGGGAATGAAATATACGGATTCTTTCCTAATTCTATTGCGAAGTTGACATCTCTCAAGGCACTCGACTTGTTTGGGAGTATGTTCCAAGATGACTTCATGAGATTAGCTCCTATATCCAACCTCTGCAAGCTCCAAATTCTCGATCTAAGCTATGTGCCTATTAACGATGTCCTTGCCAATTTGAAAATGGTTTTCTCTGGATGTCTTAGGAATAGCATGGAGGAATTGTACCTCGGAGGCACCCAACTGAGTGGTTTCTTTCCGGATTGGCTAGGGAACATCAAGAAACTTAAATCTCTTGATCTTTCTTTCAACTCCCTCTGTGGATCAGTGCCTGCATCTATCGGGAATCTATCATTGCTGCAACATTTAGTTTTATATTCTAATGATTTGAATGGGACGATTTCGGAAGGCATCGGACAACTGAAGAGCCTTGTTGATTTGGATCTCTACAATAACTCGTTGAGCTTATCGGAGGATGACTTGGTTAATCTATCGAGTTTGAAGTATTTGGACATTTCGTACAACTTCATTGAATTGAACAAAAGCGATGATTGGATCCCTCCTTTTCAGCTTCAAAGTCtctccatggatttctgtcaaataGGGCCCACGCCCCAATTTCCAAAATGGCTCCGAACACAAACCATTCTTCGTCGACTACAATTGTCAAATGCAGGTATCAAAGACATGTTTTTCGATAGGCTTCCTTCTAGTCTTGAGTATTTGGATCTTTCTTACAACTCTCTCAATGGATCATTGCCCGCATCTCTTGGAAACCTCTCTATGCTACGATATTTGATTTTACGTTCCAATTATCTGAGTGGGATGTTTCCGGAAGGCATCAAACGGTTGAAGGGCCTCGTCTATTTGAATCTTTACAATAACTCGTTGAGCTTATCGGAGGATGGCCTTGCTAATCTAtcaagtttgaaaattttggacatttCATACAACTCTATACACTTGAACAAAAGTGATGAGTGGATCCCTCCCTTTCAACTTAACAGACTTTATATGCAATTCTGCCAAATACTACCTACACCCCATTTTCCGAAATGGTTTCGTACACAAACCACTTTTGGTGAATTAGATTTATCAAATACAGGTATGAAAGAAACGATTCCCAATTGGCTTCCATCCGGTCTCGAATATTTGGATCTCTCCaataatatgattggtatgattgGCGGTGATGTACCATATTATTTTCCAAATCTAACTGTATTGGATCTCAGCAATAACTCGTTATCAGGATATCTTCCTCCAAAAATATCAATCATGATGCCAAGTCTGGAATATTTGTCTCTCTCCGACAATAAGATTACGGGTGAGATGCCACAATTCTTTCCAAAACTGAGATATTTGTTTCTTTCAAATAACTCATTCTCAGGAAATCTTCCACCAAGAATCTCAAACACAATGCCAAGCTTACGATGGTTTGATCTATCTACAAATAATATGAGTGGCCATATCCCCTTCTCTTATTGTCGATCCAGTAATTTGGAAAGGCTTCAGCTTTCCGAAAATAATTTGTCAGGAGAGGTTCCCAAATGCTGGAAAAATTCCTCAAATTTacttcttttagacttatcaagcAACAAATTAGTAGGTGGAGTCCCTGATTCGCTCTGTAATTTGCAAACGCTAGAGTCGCTGCACTTGAGTCACAACAATTTATCCGGGCCGATTCCTCATTGCTTAAAGAGTTGCACAGAACTAGCTACTCTCGACTTGGGCCACAATAACTTCATTGGGAATATACCAACTTGGATTGGAGAAAGCCTTTTGTACTTGAAGACACTTAGCTTACGCTCCAATGCCTTCACCGGCAACATTCCTCAATTATCTTCTCTACCATATATTCGTATCTTGGATCTCTCCAACAACAATCTTTCAGGAACAATACCACAGAGCTTCGGGGACTTCAGTGCGTTAAAAGGTGCTCATGCATATCATTGTTGTTACTTCAACAACAATACTCTCTCTGTGGAATATATGTGGCTCTTCGTAAAAGGAAGTGAAATCAAGTATACCACCACCAGACAACTTTCAATTGATACACTTATTGATCTCTCCAACAATAACTTATCAGGAAACATCCCTGAAGAGTTGGGGAATTTGCATGGATTGCGGAGCTTAAATCTGTCCGGAAATTATCTTACAGGTCAAATACCAAGAAGCATCGACGAAATGAAACAACTAGAAGTTCTCGATCTATCAAGAAATAATCTTTCGGGTGTAATTCCTTCCGGTTTGGCATCTTTGAATTTCTTGAACCAATTGAATTTATCATATAACAATCTTTCTGGAAGGATTCCCACTGGCTATCAGTTACAAACTTTTACTGATCCATCTATTTATGCTGGCAATCCAAATCTTTGTGGCCCTCCTCTCCCCAAAAATTGTACGGTGAATATAACGAAGGCTGATGAAGAAGAGCAAAATGATGATTCATTTGAGAGCAGAATTAAAACAATTTGGTTATACACAAGTATCACATTAGGATTTATTATCGGATTTTGGGCGATTTGTGGAAGCCTTTTGTTGTTACGGACATGGAGGATAGCGTACTTCCAcgccattgataatatatttgacAAGCTATACGTGGTGATAGTAGTGACCATGGCAAAATACAAAAGAAAGCTACGATGA
- the LOC135631504 gene encoding uncharacterized protein LOC135631504 yields the protein MEIPYQEKFLLLDPSPSPDPPHGYRPFLEFCSHESFYRKGSREGFTNVKCNWLVGCRQAVKIHPCAFFGRSQQFCSNRATSLTYVGETKTYLILRRRFGRARRRYGSFLSPVKEPDLSSSLLQTHR from the exons ATGGAAATTCCTTACCAAGAGAAATTTCTCCTCTTAGATCCGTCTCCATCGCCAGATCCTCCTCATGGTTACCGTCCCTT CTTGGAATTCTGTTCACATGAATCATTTTATCGAAAGGGAAGCAGAGAGGGCTTTACCAATGTGAAATGTAATTGGTTAGTTGGTTGTAGACAGGCAGTTAAGATACATCCTTGTGCTTTCTTTGGTCGGTCTCAGCAATTCTGCTCCAACAGAGCAACGAGTTTGACTTATGTTGGTGAGACTAAAACTTATCTG ATTCTAAGGAGGAGGTTTGGCAGGGCTAGAAGGCGATATGGCTCCTTCCTATCTCCCGTAAAG GAACCAGATTTATCTTCCTCTTTGCTGCAAACTCATCGCTAG